CACAACACTAGTAATAGGCATAGTAATCATAGTGATTATAGTAGCAGCAATAGCAACAATAATAGCAATGAGAAGGAAATGAGAGTAGGCTTGAATTTTGCTTGAATTTTAGGATTAAAATTATAATTTTTGCAACTTTTATGAATACTTTAGATTATGGGGTATTAATGTGGTAATTTGATGTGATTGGTTTTTAGGCGTATTGGTGATCGTTATCACTAAATATGGTATTAAGGATTTTCCTGAGGCTAATTCTTAATTGGTGACTAATTGTGCTTGTTGATAGGCTAAGTTCCTTGGCTAGTGTTCTTAAGCTGGCTTCCCTTGGTTCATTAAAGAAGCCTAACTTATACGCCTTATGTAGTGTGTTTAATTCAGCCTTGGTTAGTACTGAGGTTACCTTACTGAAGTTTATTAGGCTTAGCGCATCGATTACATTAACGTTCCTTGAACGTGTATTAATTATTTTCCCATTAGTCTTAAGACTATTGAAGAGTAAATCCAAGTCAACGTTAACTGGGAATAAGAATCCCCAGTTCTCAATCCCATTAGTTATGTAATCCTTAACCTCAATACCATAAAATAACCTTGCCTTATACCTAGTTGAGTTACCTAACCTAGATTTAATAACAACCCCAATTCTCTTTGGATAACCCTTATTCATTGGCTCAAATTTAACTAGCTCCTCAACGCTAGGATCATTACTAAGTATGTTGAATAGTCTCCTTAGGCTTAGCTTATTCTTAACCTTAAGCATTGCAAA
The sequence above is a segment of the Caldivirga sp. genome. Coding sequences within it:
- a CDS encoding helix-turn-helix domain-containing protein — protein: MNYLLDFGKANFKYIEFSYIHETDWTAKATFDGYEYNVVESYVDGLKSHVYEFAMLKVKNKLSLRRLFNILSNDPSVEELVKFEPMNKGYPKRIGVVIKSRLGNSTRYKARLFYGIEVKDYITNGIENWGFLFPVNVDLDLLFNSLKTNGKIINTRSRNVNVIDALSLINFSKVTSVLTKAELNTLHKAYKLGFFNEPREASLRTLAKELSLSTSTISHQLRISLRKILNTIFSDNDHQYA